One Paenibacillus sp. FSL H7-0737 DNA segment encodes these proteins:
- a CDS encoding dihydroorotate dehydrogenase electron transfer subunit codes for MGMVLSNDRLTDGVYHLKVETNSGGEMGQFYMLRAWDAYPILSRPLSIHEVKEDSVEFLYHVVGEGTEIFSQLTHGDSVELEGPFGTGFPQVEGKVALIGGGIGIAPLYYCAKQLPSCDIFLGFSREAYRTEAFRPLAAELTVDVGGFILDRVDFSQYDHVFVCGPHPMLKAAQLKGVTAEEAGSNTKVYLSLENRMACGIGACLVCSVSCRDGQRKACADGPVFLSEEVIFHD; via the coding sequence GTGGGGATGGTTTTAAGTAACGATCGGCTAACTGACGGAGTGTACCACCTTAAAGTTGAAACGAATAGCGGCGGTGAAATGGGTCAATTCTACATGTTACGGGCATGGGATGCTTATCCGATCCTTTCCAGACCGTTAAGTATACATGAAGTAAAAGAAGATAGTGTCGAATTTTTATATCACGTAGTGGGGGAAGGCACTGAGATATTTTCACAGTTGACTCATGGTGACTCAGTGGAGCTTGAAGGGCCTTTTGGCACGGGATTCCCGCAGGTCGAAGGCAAGGTTGCACTTATTGGTGGTGGAATCGGAATAGCGCCGCTATATTATTGTGCAAAGCAGCTGCCTAGTTGTGATATCTTTCTAGGTTTTAGTCGGGAAGCTTACCGGACAGAAGCTTTTCGTCCATTAGCAGCCGAGCTTACAGTAGATGTAGGCGGATTTATTTTGGATCGTGTGGATTTTAGTCAATATGATCATGTTTTCGTTTGCGGCCCACATCCTATGCTTAAAGCTGCACAGCTTAAAGGAGTAACGGCCGAAGAGGCAGGAAGCAATACAAAAGTTTATCTCTCTCTAGAGAATCGAATGGCTTGCGGCATTGGTGCCTGTCTTGTTTGTAGTGTTTCTTGTCGTGATGGTCAGCGAAAAGCCTGTGCAGACGGACCCGTGTTCCTTTCTGAGGAGGTGATTTTTCATGACTAA
- a CDS encoding DUF4178 domain-containing protein codes for MSIWKRIGNLFSKPAAQEVQKSMLNLSPGDICEVSLVTYEVTGRTHNRGRNAVVLTLRDGSQIAYLHIEEREQLQYGLYKPIDGRLDNPAEVPTTLELDDYTFFLEEEYEGYVAALGQTPFMNGGEQHVWQYQSDDSRLLRVEWQHGRFMLYEGEKVIPGDVKVIRAS; via the coding sequence TTGAGTATATGGAAACGTATAGGTAATCTTTTCTCCAAACCAGCGGCACAGGAAGTTCAGAAAAGTATGCTTAATTTGTCTCCTGGAGACATCTGTGAAGTATCGCTCGTTACCTACGAGGTTACCGGCAGGACCCATAATCGTGGACGAAATGCGGTAGTGCTGACATTAAGAGATGGTAGTCAAATTGCCTATTTGCATATTGAGGAGCGGGAACAGCTGCAATATGGTTTATATAAACCTATTGATGGGCGCTTAGATAATCCTGCTGAGGTTCCAACAACACTTGAACTGGATGATTATACATTTTTTCTGGAGGAAGAGTATGAAGGATATGTTGCTGCCCTAGGCCAAACCCCTTTTATGAATGGTGGAGAGCAGCATGTATGGCAATATCAGTCAGATGATTCTCGGCTTCTGCGTGTAGAATGGCAACATGGACGGTTCATGCTGTATGAAGGGGAGAAAGTAATTCCTGGTGATGTGAAGGTAATTAGAGCATCCTAG
- a CDS encoding dihydroorotate dehydrogenase codes for MTKMSTTIAGVHFKNPIVMASGTFGFGREYGKLYDVSLLGGISGKGLTLHPKAGNPGTRVYETASGMLNSVGLENPGVAAFLEKECPYWETLDTARLVNLGGGTLEDYVLGAEIIQRDADFRLSAGKPAVDMIELNISCPNVKEGGIAFGIKTSEAQKVVQAVRRATRLPLAVKLSPGAENIVEMAQMCEAEGADAVSLINTISGMKIDVRRRSSVFNNLYAGLSGPAIKPVALRMVHQVAQNISIPVIGMGGITTATDIIEFIMAGASVIQVGTYNFMNLRAGSQLVEELEQFMVQENIQSLDEIRGII; via the coding sequence ATGACTAAGATGAGTACAACTATTGCAGGCGTTCATTTTAAGAATCCGATTGTAATGGCTTCAGGAACATTCGGCTTTGGTCGTGAATATGGAAAGCTGTATGATGTATCTTTGCTAGGTGGAATCTCAGGGAAAGGGCTCACCCTCCATCCAAAAGCAGGTAACCCTGGCACTCGAGTTTATGAGACAGCCTCTGGCATGCTGAATAGTGTAGGATTGGAGAATCCCGGTGTAGCTGCGTTCTTGGAAAAAGAATGCCCTTATTGGGAAACACTCGATACAGCCCGTTTGGTGAATCTTGGGGGCGGGACGCTTGAGGATTACGTACTTGGAGCAGAAATAATCCAGCGTGATGCAGATTTTCGATTAAGCGCAGGTAAACCAGCTGTTGATATGATTGAGTTGAATATTTCCTGTCCAAATGTAAAAGAGGGTGGAATTGCATTTGGAATCAAGACTTCAGAAGCGCAAAAAGTAGTACAAGCTGTTAGACGTGCCACTAGGCTACCACTTGCGGTAAAGCTGTCTCCAGGTGCTGAGAATATCGTTGAGATGGCGCAAATGTGTGAGGCAGAGGGAGCAGATGCTGTCTCGCTGATCAACACCATTTCCGGGATGAAAATTGATGTGCGACGGAGAAGTAGTGTATTTAATAACTTGTATGCCGGACTGTCCGGACCAGCGATTAAGCCAGTTGCTTTGCGCATGGTGCATCAAGTCGCACAGAACATATCTATTCCAGTAATCGGAATGGGGGGCATCACCACAGCTACTGATATTATTGAATTTATTATGGCAGGTGCTTCGGTAATCCAAGTAGGAACCTACAATTTCATGAATTTGAGAGCAGGTAGCCAGCTTGTTGAAGAGCTTGAGCAATTCATGGTTCAAGAGAATATTCAATCCTTGGATGAAATACGTGGCATTATATAA
- a CDS encoding GNAT family N-acetyltransferase → MELGMELVPKERKQTISKLMQYYLYDFTRYLELDVDQDGVYPAYPGLESFWSSGNNKFAYLFKVDGNIAGFALVERLLYDPEGQFYMTEFFVMQKYRRSGVGTWAAHKLFDMYPGDWKVSQVRANTPARSFWHRVIGEYTNGEFKERFNPPQGNPSQYFNTLTNNKVNDCKGNSDDVVMKN, encoded by the coding sequence ATGGAACTTGGAATGGAGCTGGTTCCCAAAGAGCGGAAACAGACGATAAGCAAACTAATGCAGTACTATTTATATGATTTCACCCGTTATCTGGAGCTTGATGTAGATCAAGATGGAGTATATCCAGCTTATCCGGGATTAGAATCATTTTGGAGTAGTGGCAACAATAAATTTGCGTATTTGTTTAAAGTAGACGGGAATATTGCCGGATTTGCTTTGGTAGAACGGTTGTTGTATGATCCCGAAGGGCAATTTTACATGACTGAGTTTTTTGTGATGCAAAAATATCGCCGGAGCGGTGTGGGGACCTGGGCCGCGCATAAATTGTTTGATATGTATCCAGGCGACTGGAAGGTGTCACAGGTACGTGCGAATACGCCTGCCCGTAGTTTCTGGCATAGAGTGATTGGAGAGTACACAAATGGAGAATTTAAAGAGCGTTTTAATCCGCCTCAAGGAAATCCGAGTCAATACTTCAACACATTAACTAATAATAAGGTTAATGATTGTAAAGGTAACAGCGATGATGTAGTCATGAAAAATTAA
- a CDS encoding 3D domain-containing protein, which translates to MKNRFRTIKTLAAIMGISALLHAVPAHADSVHIAKDGNTFYTLSKQYNVGVNELMKANPNVAALNIYEGLEITIPSKMQAESVTTTDKSPVITPSLNVNSESKTVEAWGKSFNYDKSIQVKASAYSSASSENGGWGAVDYFGNSLKLGTIAVDPNVIPLGTKVLVTGHSHDGLPKDAFLATATDVGGAIKGNRIDIFIPGSQSFVSSFGYQYVQLYIVK; encoded by the coding sequence ATGAAGAACAGATTTAGAACAATTAAAACCCTTGCTGCAATTATGGGAATCAGTGCATTACTGCATGCCGTTCCAGCTCATGCAGACAGCGTTCATATCGCTAAGGATGGCAACACTTTTTATACTTTATCCAAGCAATATAATGTAGGTGTGAATGAATTAATGAAAGCAAACCCAAACGTTGCAGCACTTAACATTTACGAAGGTCTTGAAATTACTATTCCTAGTAAGATGCAGGCTGAGTCCGTAACTACAACTGACAAATCACCAGTGATTACACCAAGTCTGAATGTAAACTCAGAGTCCAAAACAGTTGAAGCATGGGGTAAGTCCTTTAATTATGACAAATCGATTCAAGTCAAAGCTTCAGCTTATTCTTCTGCAAGCAGTGAGAACGGCGGATGGGGTGCAGTAGATTATTTCGGAAATTCTCTCAAGCTTGGAACTATTGCTGTTGATCCAAATGTGATTCCTCTCGGTACCAAAGTATTGGTGACAGGCCATTCACATGATGGATTGCCTAAAGATGCATTCTTAGCAACGGCAACGGATGTGGGCGGTGCTATAAAAGGCAATCGTATCGATATCTTTATCCCTGGTAGCCAAAGCTTTGTATCGTCATTCGGTTATCAATATGTACAATTATACATTGTTAAATAG
- a CDS encoding DUF350 domain-containing protein, translating to MDFHILVSMVVWTVSGAVLLFVLMFVDSLFTRYNDLEELKAGNMAVTTRFVMKLLAQAFILSSSIAASNSLPDALLISIVSFFLLLILERTVRLLLAKWGSLDLDHGTQLGKIGYGLLSGSLQITGALIISAFM from the coding sequence ATGGATTTCCATATCCTGGTGTCCATGGTCGTGTGGACAGTGAGCGGCGCGGTGTTGCTGTTTGTGCTGATGTTCGTAGATTCACTCTTCACTCGATACAATGATTTAGAAGAGTTAAAGGCTGGAAATATGGCAGTTACTACACGTTTTGTAATGAAGCTATTGGCACAGGCGTTCATTTTATCATCATCGATAGCTGCTTCTAACAGCCTGCCAGATGCTTTGCTGATCTCGATTGTATCTTTTTTTCTTTTGCTTATATTGGAAAGAACGGTCCGTCTCCTCTTGGCTAAATGGGGGAGTCTGGATCTGGATCATGGTACACAGCTTGGCAAAATCGGGTACGGCTTATTATCAGGCTCACTGCAAATTACGGGAGCTTTAATTATTTCTGCATTTATGTAG
- a CDS encoding polysaccharide deacetylase family protein translates to MYFQRRGQKLLIVLGTIITMLFPTYSSEVASAPVQSQKTPQEQTQSVPASDEDTAISAGSAATNSSTLNSNKNTKGLTLSQLLHKYPETFKTSGPRNKVIALTFDDVPDPRFTPQLLSILKKYNVKATFFVVGSRAKKHPALVKRMIREGHAIGNHSYNHPQFVKLAMNDFQSQIIKTEDIIQTLAGYKPRLIRPPYGDISEQQLKWAKSHGYTLVNWNVDSLDWKGLSKNQVRNNILAHIGRGAIILQHGGGGPGSHLQGTIQALPEVITIMRKRGYTFVTVPQLLQVSKSK, encoded by the coding sequence ATGTATTTTCAACGGAGAGGTCAGAAACTGCTTATAGTATTAGGAACAATCATAACTATGCTATTCCCAACCTATTCTTCAGAGGTTGCGTCAGCGCCTGTGCAGAGTCAGAAGACTCCGCAAGAACAAACACAAAGTGTACCCGCTTCAGACGAAGATACGGCAATTTCAGCAGGTAGCGCTGCTACAAATAGTTCGACGCTTAACAGCAATAAAAACACTAAAGGTCTGACATTAAGTCAGCTGTTACACAAATACCCAGAGACTTTTAAGACTAGTGGACCTCGGAATAAAGTCATAGCACTTACTTTTGATGATGTTCCTGATCCAAGATTTACCCCCCAATTGCTTAGCATCCTGAAAAAATATAATGTCAAAGCAACCTTCTTTGTGGTGGGAAGCCGAGCAAAAAAACATCCAGCTTTGGTGAAAAGAATGATTAGAGAAGGACATGCGATTGGAAATCACTCGTATAACCACCCTCAGTTTGTGAAGCTTGCGATGAATGATTTTCAATCACAAATCATAAAGACCGAGGATATTATACAAACCTTGGCCGGATATAAACCACGACTAATTCGCCCACCCTATGGGGATATCAGTGAACAGCAGCTTAAATGGGCAAAAAGCCATGGCTACACGCTCGTGAATTGGAATGTGGACTCATTGGACTGGAAAGGACTTTCCAAAAACCAAGTCAGAAATAATATTCTAGCCCATATTGGAAGAGGAGCGATTATTCTTCAGCACGGTGGAGGCGGTCCAGGTAGTCATCTACAAGGAACGATTCAGGCTTTACCTGAAGTAATCACTATTATGCGCAAGCGGGGCTATACATTCGTTACCGTTCCTCAATTACTTCAAGTGTCCAAAAGTAAATAA
- a CDS encoding molybdopterin molybdotransferase MoeA: protein MKDHKFQRSALQVKEAQAKIIKFANPLESQEVSLNEVCGRYLAEEVIAPHSFPAFNRSSMDGYAIIAADTSHCVNGQVVWLEMVDNIPCGAVASVDITSGTVARIMTGAQVPLGADTVVMLEVTETREEEGKTYVGIRKKQEAKSNITPMGLELSSGELVLPAGRLISAGDIAVLAAFGIHTVKVYRRPKVAIFATGTELLEVHEPLQPGKIRNSNSPMLEALVKEAGGEPVMLGSIVDDLDLARSKVQMALETYDFVITTGGVSVGDYDIMGDLVREQSGDMLFNKVTMRPGSVTTAAVRGGKLLLALSGNPGACFVGFQLFARPVIRLMQCASQPFLPEWSATLGADYNRVNDFTRFVRARLEIREGSLYAIPAAIDESSVMVTIKDSDCLIVVPPGDRGLSAGAKVTIIKLPGEIRG from the coding sequence ATGAAGGATCATAAATTTCAGCGCAGCGCGCTTCAAGTAAAAGAGGCACAGGCCAAAATAATCAAATTTGCGAATCCGCTAGAGTCACAGGAGGTCTCATTGAATGAGGTCTGTGGACGTTATTTGGCTGAGGAAGTGATTGCGCCACATTCTTTTCCCGCGTTTAACCGTTCTAGCATGGATGGATATGCAATTATTGCAGCAGATACAAGTCACTGTGTAAATGGACAAGTCGTATGGTTAGAAATGGTGGACAATATTCCATGTGGCGCTGTAGCATCGGTAGATATAACTTCGGGAACAGTAGCAAGGATAATGACTGGAGCACAAGTGCCGTTAGGGGCAGATACTGTAGTTATGCTAGAAGTAACAGAGACACGTGAGGAGGAAGGAAAGACTTACGTAGGTATTCGAAAGAAGCAGGAAGCGAAGTCTAATATCACACCGATGGGGCTGGAGTTAAGCTCTGGTGAGCTAGTGCTGCCAGCGGGGCGATTAATCTCTGCCGGGGATATAGCTGTTCTGGCAGCGTTTGGCATACATACAGTGAAAGTCTATCGTCGGCCTAAGGTAGCTATCTTTGCGACAGGCACAGAGCTGCTAGAGGTACATGAACCACTACAGCCTGGCAAAATTCGAAACAGCAACTCACCCATGCTCGAAGCTTTAGTCAAAGAGGCAGGTGGGGAGCCCGTGATGCTGGGATCTATTGTGGATGATCTGGATCTGGCTCGAAGTAAAGTACAGATGGCGCTGGAAACCTATGATTTTGTAATCACTACGGGTGGAGTATCGGTAGGAGATTATGATATTATGGGCGATTTGGTTCGTGAACAGAGTGGAGATATGTTATTTAATAAAGTGACGATGCGTCCGGGAAGTGTAACCACTGCTGCTGTTAGAGGTGGTAAGCTGCTGTTAGCCCTATCAGGTAATCCAGGTGCTTGTTTCGTTGGTTTTCAATTGTTCGCACGTCCGGTTATCAGATTAATGCAGTGTGCGTCACAGCCGTTCTTACCAGAATGGAGCGCCACACTCGGTGCAGATTATAACAGAGTGAATGACTTTACCCGATTTGTTAGAGCGCGATTAGAGATCCGTGAAGGCAGCCTTTATGCCATTCCAGCAGCGATAGACGAATCTTCCGTGATGGTCACGATCAAGGATAGCGATTGTCTGATTGTTGTTCCACCAGGGGATCGAGGCTTATCTGCGGGTGCTAAAGTGACTATTATCAAGCTTCCGGGAGAAATACGGGGATAG
- a CDS encoding prenylated flavin chaperone LpdD: MTSNKINPEEIELTAMPVGCDLLLVISGGVRHIGAASTAYLNGERVEVQTSAVPHHKEHTISEDICIRVAEALNRTVTVVMGIHYDDLTKEGIKEVVEIVNNKVIQYLAQQM, translated from the coding sequence TTGACTTCTAACAAGATTAACCCCGAGGAGATTGAGCTGACGGCGATGCCTGTCGGATGTGATCTTTTACTCGTAATTAGTGGGGGCGTTCGTCATATTGGAGCGGCAAGTACTGCGTATTTAAATGGAGAGCGGGTGGAAGTGCAGACCTCTGCCGTTCCTCATCATAAAGAGCATACGATAAGCGAAGATATTTGCATTAGGGTAGCTGAGGCTTTAAACAGGACGGTCACAGTGGTTATGGGCATTCATTACGACGATCTCACGAAAGAAGGTATTAAAGAGGTCGTTGAGATCGTAAATAATAAAGTAATTCAATATTTAGCGCAACAAATGTGA
- a CDS encoding PspA/IM30 family protein, with protein MSIFKRLRDLTMSNVNAIIDKAEDPIKMTDQYIRDMTEDLEDAEKAVAAQIAIEKKFKQLYEEQEALVNKRTQQAHAAAQAGNVDLARRALEEKKAAEAKLVEYKASFDQNKASADNLRGKLDEMRKQLTQMKNKRETLVARYNAAKAQTEINKAMSGFSSDSASAGLKRMEEKMLQAEAQAEASNEMSSGNKSLDDEFEKLNKDQAVEDELAALMKQYEKQ; from the coding sequence ATGTCTATATTTAAAAGATTGCGCGATTTAACAATGTCTAACGTGAATGCGATTATCGACAAAGCAGAAGACCCGATTAAGATGACCGATCAGTACATTCGTGATATGACCGAAGATTTGGAAGATGCAGAAAAAGCGGTAGCGGCTCAAATCGCTATTGAGAAAAAGTTCAAGCAGCTTTATGAAGAGCAGGAAGCGCTTGTTAACAAACGTACGCAACAGGCACATGCTGCAGCTCAAGCTGGTAATGTTGACCTTGCTCGCCGAGCTCTGGAAGAGAAGAAGGCTGCTGAAGCTAAACTGGTAGAATACAAAGCTAGCTTCGACCAGAACAAAGCATCTGCGGATAATCTTCGCGGCAAACTTGACGAGATGCGTAAGCAGCTCACTCAAATGAAGAACAAACGGGAAACCTTGGTTGCACGTTATAATGCTGCCAAAGCTCAAACTGAAATTAATAAAGCGATGAGCGGTTTCAGCTCTGATTCCGCATCTGCTGGCCTGAAACGTATGGAAGAAAAAATGCTGCAAGCAGAAGCTCAAGCCGAAGCCAGCAACGAGATGAGCTCGGGCAACAAATCACTTGATGATGAGTTCGAGAAGTTGAACAAAGATCAAGCAGTAGAAGATGAATTGGCTGCTCTGATGAAACAATACGAGAAGCAATAA
- the xerS gene encoding tyrosine recombinase XerS, giving the protein MSVQKNDDRKKLDLKLPLMPWFVQQFIDYKRPDLSPSTLLEYIRDYESFFGWLRAEGLSQANSNTEITLLELETLHMDSIVGYRLHLTTRAEGTNTRVTVSRKLSALRSLFHYLSQIAEDENFYPLLKRNIMAKVEVKRTHKPKDTATKLKGKILEDEELLEFVGYIFEGYGRDVEGNKQAYYSFQLNRERDACIASLILNSGLRVSEVVNLNVDDLDVNNKLIYVTRKGNNDETFKTPVYFREQAKEDLALYLSLRQSRYKTPKREKALFIALPNGRQEGKRMTKRAIQEMIIKYAKRFGKPYLTVHKLRHSFATDYYLQNDIYKTKEQLGHASTETTEIYAHLTDKTMSEAIERRLDS; this is encoded by the coding sequence ATGAGCGTTCAAAAGAACGATGACCGTAAAAAACTGGATCTAAAGCTACCTCTCATGCCTTGGTTCGTTCAGCAGTTTATTGATTATAAGCGTCCTGATCTATCCCCATCCACCCTGCTGGAGTATATTCGGGACTATGAGTCCTTTTTTGGATGGCTGCGTGCAGAAGGCCTCTCACAGGCCAACTCCAATACAGAGATCACTCTGCTGGAATTAGAAACCCTGCATATGGATAGTATTGTTGGATACCGCCTACACCTCACTACCCGAGCTGAGGGAACCAATACACGAGTAACCGTGTCCCGTAAGCTGTCCGCATTACGCTCTTTATTTCATTATTTAAGTCAAATCGCTGAGGACGAGAACTTCTATCCATTGCTTAAGCGAAACATTATGGCTAAGGTTGAAGTTAAACGAACGCATAAACCTAAGGATACTGCTACTAAATTAAAGGGCAAGATTCTAGAGGATGAGGAACTGCTGGAATTTGTGGGGTACATTTTCGAAGGATATGGACGAGATGTTGAAGGAAACAAGCAGGCCTATTACTCCTTTCAATTAAATCGTGAACGCGATGCTTGTATTGCCAGCTTAATTCTGAATTCTGGTCTTCGTGTATCCGAAGTAGTCAATCTAAACGTAGATGATCTGGATGTTAATAACAAGCTGATCTATGTCACCCGAAAAGGGAACAATGATGAAACCTTCAAAACCCCTGTTTATTTTCGAGAACAAGCTAAAGAGGATTTAGCTCTTTATTTAAGCCTACGTCAATCCCGTTATAAAACGCCGAAGAGGGAAAAAGCTTTATTTATCGCTTTGCCCAATGGACGGCAAGAAGGCAAACGCATGACCAAAAGAGCCATTCAAGAAATGATTATTAAATATGCAAAACGCTTTGGTAAGCCCTATCTAACGGTACATAAGCTTCGTCACTCTTTTGCAACAGACTATTATCTGCAAAACGATATTTATAAAACGAAAGAACAGCTCGGGCATGCTTCGACAGAAACAACCGAGATCTATGCTCATCTCACGGACAAAACGATGTCTGAGGCGATTGAACGCCGTTTGGATAGTTAA
- a CDS encoding sporulation protein YjcZ: MGEFAGGYGGFTSTGAILVLFILLVIITKTLCL; encoded by the coding sequence ATGGGCGAATTCGCAGGAGGATATGGTGGATTTACTTCCACAGGAGCGATTCTGGTTCTGTTTATCCTGTTGGTTATCATCACTAAAACTCTTTGTCTGTAA
- a CDS encoding NADH:flavin oxidoreductase/NADH oxidase produces MSDLFAPYELKGLSLKNRIVMPPMCQYSVDKEDGIPNDWHYVHYVSRAIGGTGFIIVEMTGVHPDGRITNRDTGIWSDSQIEAYRRITDGVHAYGSKIAVQLGHAGRKAVDAEPPVAPSAIPFDANFKTPQALSKKGISELIEAFREGARRAIEAGFDTVEIHGAHGYLIHQFHSPLTNTRDDEYGQDPALFGEQVVKAVREVVPVDMPLIMRISAKEYVEGGYDAEYALDICRRYKNAGVDLFHVSSGGEGPIGSNGGPGAGPAYQVDLAEFIRSELQVPVIAVGRLESFTEAQSIVAEERAELIAVGRGMLSDPYWALHAEEALGSVRNVPKPYERGIWKKG; encoded by the coding sequence ATGTCTGATTTGTTTGCACCGTATGAATTGAAGGGGTTATCGCTGAAGAATCGTATTGTCATGCCACCTATGTGCCAGTATTCGGTGGATAAAGAGGATGGCATCCCTAATGATTGGCATTATGTTCATTATGTAAGCCGTGCTATTGGCGGTACAGGATTTATTATCGTGGAAATGACTGGCGTACATCCAGATGGTAGAATCACTAATCGAGATACAGGAATCTGGAGTGATTCGCAAATTGAAGCTTATCGTAGAATCACGGATGGTGTACATGCGTATGGATCAAAAATCGCTGTTCAATTAGGACATGCTGGACGAAAAGCTGTGGATGCAGAGCCGCCAGTGGCTCCATCAGCAATTCCTTTTGATGCTAATTTCAAAACGCCACAGGCCCTTTCTAAAAAAGGAATTTCAGAATTAATTGAGGCCTTCCGTGAAGGGGCGCGCAGAGCTATAGAGGCAGGATTTGATACGGTCGAAATTCATGGTGCACATGGTTATTTAATTCATCAGTTTCATTCTCCATTGACGAATACCAGAGATGATGAATATGGACAAGATCCTGCGTTGTTCGGAGAACAGGTAGTTAAAGCAGTCCGAGAAGTGGTTCCTGTAGACATGCCATTGATTATGAGAATATCTGCGAAGGAATATGTAGAGGGTGGATATGATGCTGAATACGCTCTGGATATTTGCCGACGGTATAAGAATGCTGGAGTGGATCTGTTCCATGTTTCTTCTGGAGGAGAAGGTCCTATAGGTTCAAATGGAGGGCCGGGTGCAGGCCCTGCTTATCAAGTGGATCTGGCAGAGTTTATCCGTAGTGAATTACAGGTGCCTGTAATTGCAGTGGGGCGGCTTGAATCCTTTACTGAGGCACAGTCCATCGTCGCGGAAGAACGGGCAGAGCTGATAGCCGTTGGCCGTGGGATGTTGAGCGATCCCTATTGGGCTTTACATGCGGAAGAGGCGCTTGGAAGCGTACGTAATGTCCCCAAACCTTATGAACGCGGGATCTGGAAAAAGGGATAG